CTTGTCCTTATCCTGCATATTGGAATAAACGTGAGCCATGCCGAGCAAAGCGGGTAAATGAGTCGAATTATGATCCAGAGCCGTTTGATAAGCTTGAAGGGCTTGAGCTTGCAGCGAATCCTTTTCATGTGTCGGGCGATTGGGCTGTAAAGCTGCTTCCGCGCGGACATCCCCAACGGCTACCAGTGTTTCGGGACGAGTATTAGCATCTTCTTTCATCACAGTAGTGGCGGAAGTATTTTCCCGCTGAAAGGGTTTCATGCAACCCGCGGAAAAGAGAATAGGCGTAGCTACCAACATAAGCATCCGTGCTTGCATCGTGAATCCCCCCGAATTCAAGTGATCGTCCTTCGAAAAACCCGGGGTGGAACCGCTGTGCGCGCCACCCTAGATTCTCGAGAATATGGGGTGTTCGGTACCAGCCTAGAATTCTGCGATAAAACTCGCAGCCGCTTCGACGATCAGGTCGCGCGTTAAATGCACAGGATGCCGTCTGTATCGACAGATTGATTGAACAATCTCCAATAAATCGCGACAATCACTGGCGCGAGGGCTTCTCCCCCTGGTGTAATAACGCTCGTACAAATAATCGACTCCCTCGGGGGTCGGGGTCATTCCAAGCTTCTTGCAATAGTTATTGAAAATTTTCTCGTAGATATCCCGCGTAGGGGCATGGACCTGAACCTTGTGCCGGATACGTCGCAAGAACGCATCGTCCACCAAATCCTTCGGATCCAGGTTAGTCGAGAAGATAATCAACTGTTCGAACGGCACTGCAAACTTCTTACCGTTGGAAACGGTCAAGAAATCGTGCCGGTCTTCCAACGGCAGAATCCAGCGATTCAGCAATTCTTTAGGACTGACAATCTGGCGACCGAAGTCGTCGATCAAAAACACTCCACCGTTGGCTTTGAAGTGAATAGGCGCCTGATAGAAGTTCGCTTCGGAATTAAATCGCAAATCCAGCATATCCAGGGTCAATTCCCCCCCGGTCACAATGACTGGACGGCGTATGCGCACCCAGCGGGGATCGATGTTCCCAGTGGTGAGTAACCTTCTTACCGTTGCATCGCCATCATCTGTACGCAGGTCGATCGTTTCATCGACGGCGTGGAGCGAAGGATCGAAGCAAGTAACGATGTGGCCATCGGCGATGAAAGCGTAGGGAATATAAATCGCCCCGCCGGAGTTATTCATGAATTCGCCGATCGCCCGGGCGATGGCGGTCTTACCGTTTCCGGGAGGGCCGTAAATGAATACCGATTTTCCGGAAACCACTGCCGGGCCAATGGCGTTGAACAAATCTTCTTTGATGACCAGGTGGGTAAAAGGAGGACGCAGAAGCTCAGGAGTACAGCGAATTCCCGTTACCGCCTGACGATAGGTCTGTTCCACATAATCTTCAATGGGAACTGGAGCGGGTCCGACGTACCCGCAGATCTGCATCACTTCGGAGGATCGCTTACGGCCCAGATCGGTCAGGGCGTACTTATAGCTCACTTCCCCAACCAGATCCCCGCCTTGAACTTCGATGCATTTTTCGCCTTTCAAAAAATTCAATTGATCGCGAATGATTTTAAAGGGCAGGCAGAGAAACTGTGCGAGATCCCGTCCGAGCATGGAGCCGCGAATATAAATCGACTTGAGAATCATGTCGTTGACGAATGATTCTGTAAGCCCCGATTCTTTCAGGGTTTCTGGAATCACCGGACCTTCCAACCCTGAGTTGAAATCCCAGTCCGAGTTCGAAGAACTTCGACTTTGGGAACGACTGGCGGATGTGACCGAATTAGTTTTCATTGTGCTGAGTCTCGAAGCGATAAAGCCCAATAATTACCTGCGCCAGCGGCCGCGGGTGATGATGAATATCCCCACTGCTCCCAGCAGCAGCACGATGCTCACAATTCCGTTCTCGGTCACGAGAACGTGCGTCCAGTAGTTGAGAAAGTTCTGCCAATAGAGGTAGAAGCTTCCCGAAAGGCCGAACAAGTATGGCGTACTGTGAAGTAACATTAGCGTGAACAGGAAAGATAATGGGACATCTGAAATGAAACATAGCATAAAAAAAACCGGGGAGTCTAATGACTCCCCGGCAACTTGAGAATTATCGAAAAGTTTTTACTAGCGAGGCGTTACGCCGGTGCCAGTACCGGTTCCCCCGGTATTACCCGCATTCCCGGTGTTGCCGGTATTCCCAGTGTTGGTGTTGTTATTGGTGTTACCGCCGGTCGCACCACCGCCACCGCCGCCTCCGCCCGTCGCGCCGCCGCCGGCCGCACCACCAGCCGCTCCACCGCCACCGCTGTAATTACTGAGCTGAGCCGTGGTCGCATTTCGAGCGGAAATTGCGGATATGCTCGGATCCGACGGATCGTGAATGTAAACTTCGAAGCTGGTAGGACGACCCGCGGTTCGGGAGGCCAGATATTTCTTGATGGCCGCGATTCGCTTGGCGTCCAGATCTCGCTGCTTCTCCGAGAAAGCAGTGGGATTTTCCGCGTTGTACGGTATGTCCGTAGCGGTTGCCAGGAACAGCCGGGAATCCGGCGCTGGACGGCGTCGCACCAGTTGATCCAGTTTGTCGAGCCCTGAAACATTCAACTTGTCAGTTTCTGCTTCAAAGTTGTAGTTGAAAATCGTCTGATCTAGGATGTGCCCGTTGTGAACCTGGGCAGCATACAGAGACATCGTGTTAGCACGCGCCGTGGAATTGTAACGTTCCATGGCACATGGATCGACTGCCTCATGGTAGCGATCGCATACCTGGCAGCCCGTGGACAGCGATAAACCAAACATCCCGACGCCGATCGACAGGACGCGAACAACCTTCACCATGGAAAGTCCTCCCCTCGTATTTCTACTCCTGCTGTTAGAATCGGTAGGAAGAGTATCTCCAGTTTAATCTTTCTCGCCCGTTTTATCGGACTTGCCCGACTTAATGGAATTTAACTAAACGAACAATGCCGGTGCAATCGGCCGATTCTATGAAATCGACTGATCGCACAGGCACTGTAAAATTTCCTTTTCGTCCTTCAGATCAACCGCCGCCCTTCAGAAGCCCCTTCTGAATCTGAATCGCCGCAGGTCCGCAAAGTACGACGAAGATAGCCGGGAAGATGAAGAGCACCAGAGGGAAGATCAACTGCACCGCCGTTTTCTGGGCCTTTTCTTCAGCGATCTGTCGACGCTTGATTCGCATCGAGTCGGATTGCACTCGCAGGGCATGACCGATGGAAGAACCAAATCGATCGGCCTGAATCAAGATCGCTGCCAGGCTTCGCATATCGTCAACGCCCGTTCGCACACCGAGATCGTGTAGCACTTCTCGTCGCGGACGGCCCATCTGCAATTGCATGTTTGCCAAAGAGAATTCTTCAACGATCACTTTAGCATGCTCGCCCATCTCTTCAGTGACTTTTCGCATGGCGGCGTCCAAACCCAGGCCGCTTTCCACGCAAACCACCATCAAGTCCAGGGCATCGGGCAACGAGAGGAAGATTTCCTTCTGACGGCCTTTCTTCAACTGGCCTAAAACGATGCTGGGAACGTACAGGCCGATACCGGCTCCGACGATTACCCACTGCATGGCTTCGAGAGATAATCCGGCGGTTGGGAAAGCATAGGCACAAGCTACACCTGTGAAGAACAGGAAGCTGGCCATCCGAATGCCGTAGTAAACTTTCGGTGCGTTGTCGGATCGGAAACCCGCATTGGCGAGGGTCACCTTCAAGTTATTCTTCTCCAACTCCGATTGAGGCTGCATGGCCGAACCGAGTTTGGAGATCTTTTCCTTCAGGCTGCTGAAACGATTTTCGGAGTCGTTCTTATCCCCCGATGCCGGATTTTCCAGATCGTGGTAGGATTTGGGTCGACCCAGACGAGCCAGGCGTTCTTCAGCCTGGTTGGTGGATTTACTGAAACTGCTCATCAAAAACCAGGCAATACCCATGCAGAGCAGAAAAGCGATCATGGGAAGCAGTTCGTTCATCGTAAGCGCGGCCAGTAACATTGCTGAGACTCCGGTTGTGTAGTTCGACTTCCCCAATTAAACCTTGATATCCACGATTTTCTTGATGGAGTACGCCCCGATGAGCATAAGTATGATCGCTCCAATACTCATCTGGACCCCCATCGGATCCTTCCACAACTGTTCCACGTAGTCCGGTTTCATCTGAAGTAACATCAGGAACAGGCCGATCGGCAACGCGATCAGAACGATACCCGACAAACGACCTTCGGCCGTGAGTCCTTTAATCAGACCCATAATCTTGATGCGTTCGCGAATAATGTAACCGATACGATCCAGAATTTCCCCGAGGTCCCCCCCCGTTTGACGCTGGATGGCCACCGAGGTGACGAAAAAGCGAACGTCGAGGTTCGGGATGCGTCGGCTCATGTTATCCAGAGCTTCTTCGACGCTGATGCCCATATTCTGCTCGTCGTAGACTCGTGCAAATTCCTTGGAAATCGGAGGAGGCAATTCTTCCGCGACCACGTGCATACCGGAATTCAAGGAGTGGCCGGCTCGCAGAGCTCGTGCCATCAATTCCATCGCATCGGGCATCTGATTGGCAAACTTCTTCAATCGCGAAGCGCGTTTGAACCAGACCCAGATCAACGGCATGACGCCAAACACGAGTGCCCCGACGGGAGCAACGTAGAAGTTGACAACACCGCCGATCAGGAAGAAACCGGCACCGGCCAAACAGAGGGCCACTCCGAAGAGTTTGGAAGGCTCCATTTTCACGTCGGCCTGCTCGAAGTAGAGACCGACATCGAAGGACTTGGGAATTAATCTCTGAAGCAGCGATTTGGTGTTCACAGAGTCCAGGGCCTGCTTCAGCAGCATATCGGACTGAGAGCTGCTGGCTGCCGCTGGTCCACCCCGGCCAACCAACTGGTCGAGACGTTCGACGTTACGATTATTGCCGGAATCACGAAGAACGAAGGCCGCGATCCCAACGAGACCGGATACGCCTAAAAACGCTAGCATTGAAATTACTGTGGGATCCATTGCGGAAATTCTCGCTGAAGGTCGGGGTGCAGATCCTAATGGCCCTACTACGAGAGCCAATTATTGCCAATATAGAACACTAATCGCGGAGCAGAACTCTTTCGCTGAACATATTTGAAGGTAATTTGACACCTTTAGCTTCCAAACGGGACACGAAACTCGGGCGAACCCCGGTGGCTTCGAACTGTCCGTACGCACGACCGTTCTGGTCGACGCCCACTTGTTTGTAACGGAAGACTTCCTGCATGACGATAACATCCTGTTCCATGCTGAGCACTTCCGTGATGCTGGTAACCTTACGAGGACCCCCTTGGAGTCGGTTCGCCTGAATAACCAGGTCAACGGCGGAGGCAATCTGCTGTCGCATCGCCTTGATCGGCAACTCGAAACCCGCCATCATGATCATGGTTTCCAATCGGGCCATCGCATCGCGAACCGTGTTGGCGTGCAGAGTGGTCATCGAACCGGAGTGACCAGTATTCATAGCCTGAAGCATGTCGAGGGTTTCGCCGCCGCGACACTCGCCGATGATGATTCGTTCAGGACGCATACGCAGGGCGTTGCGAACCAGATCGCGGGTCGTCACCGCGCCTTTGCCTTCGATGTTCGGCGGCCGGGTTTCCAGTCGGACCACGTGATCCTGCTGGAGTTGCAATTCGGCCGCGTCTTCGATGGTTACCAATCGTTCATCGCTCGGGATGAAACTCGAAAGCGTATTCAAAAGCGTCGTCTTACCGCAACCGGTACCTCCCGAGATCACGACGTTCAATCGGGATTTGATGCACGCTTCCATCAACATGGCCATTTCGGGCGAAAAGGCCTTGTAATTCAGAAGGTCCTCGAGCTTCAGCGGATTCGAACCGAATCGGCGAATGGAAAGCGAGGCCCCATCCAGAGCAATCGGCGGAATCACCGCGTTCACGCGCGAGCCGTCCGGCAGACGGGCGTCGACCAGAGGTGAAGTTTCATCCACGCGGCGGCCGATTTTCGAAACGATACGATCGATGATTTGAAGCAGGTGATCGTTGTCGCGGAATATCACATCCGATTTTTCGAGTTTACCGCGACGCTCGATGTAAATGTTTTTGGGACCGTTGACCAGGATATCGCTGATGGTCGGGTCTTTCAGTAGCGGTTCCAGCGGTCCGAAACCCAGTGTCTCATCGAGAATTTCTTCGATGAGTTTTTCGCGCTCCATGCGGTTGAGGAGCGGATTTTCGGTGTCGCAAAGATGTTCGATCACCCGGCGAATATCGCGCCGGAGATTCTCGCTGTTCAGATCCTTAACGCGCGTGAAGTCGAGTCTTTCGACCAACTTGGAGTGGATCTGGCGCTTGAGTTCGTCGAAGTTTTTATTGCCGCCCCCACCGGAGCTTTGAATGGTGGACGATAAGGTTCGGCCGCCCTGGTGGCTCAAGCTGTTGAGTTTGGACAATCCCTGTTGCAATCGCGACATCGCTTCTACCTCTTGCTGTCAATCACGCCGTCGAATCTTGGTGAAGTATCATCAATCCACGATCAGCTGAACCAACCCTTTTTCTTGGCGTTGTCGGCCACGTTGATGGATCGCCCCATAATCGCCTGAGCTAATCCCTGGATGCTTTGCTGGGCTCGGCACTTAGGCGCCATCTTGATCAGAGGTTCGCCGTGGGTGCGCGATTGCATCACAGTTTTGGAATCATTGGGAACCTGCCAGTAGATCTTCTTGCCGATGACTTCTTCCGCCTTTTTGAGCGTAATGCCATCCTCGAGGTGATCTGAACCCGATCGATTGACCACAATCTCGACCTTCTCGCCCAGTTCCGGCTCCTGATTCAGGGCATGATTCAAACGTACCACATTCCGGAGAGCGCTGAGCTCCAATTGCGTTACCAGCAGAATTTTATCGGACATCCGAAGGGCCATCAGGTCCGTTGGTAACAGCGATTTCGTCAAATCGATGATCAGATAGTTGTAACTGATCTTCAAAAGGTTCAATATTCGCTCGATGTGACCTTCATGAATAATACTCACATCCGTCAATTCCAGCGGATGCCGCAGAACGGATAAACCGCTCGATTCGTGCTTGACAAGCGCCCGACGCAGGTAATTCATGTCGAGCCGTTCGATGTTGCGAGCCAGATCGGCGAGGCTGATGTTCTCATTCCCTGGCAGTTCGATGGCGATATCGGCATCTCCCAAGGCCAGGTCGAGGTCGATTAAAGCCACGTTGTTTGCCGGGTCGGCCGCGAGTGTGGCGGCCAGATTCACGGCGATAGTCGTGCAACCGACGCCGCCGCGGGAACCGAGAACCGTAACGATTTTGGAAGAATTCGTCCGTACCGTACTGGGGGCCGCGGAACTGTCTTGCTGTCCCACCGGCGCGGAAGAAACTTCGCTAAGGGCGCGACGCAAAGTCGAGAGTAAATCTTCGAGATTGATCGGCGGTGAGATGAAGTACCGGGCGCCGCGTTGTAGAGACTGTAGGAGAGTCCCACTATCGTCGCTGATTGTCAGAATAGGCAGCTTCGGATACATCGAAGCCACCTGGCTGATCATATTCAGAGCTTTTTGTCGATCGCCATCCAAAGCGACAATCACCAGTTCCGGAAGGGAGTTCTGAATGACGTCGAAGAAATATTCATAACGGGCACATTCCGCTTCCAGCCAAACGAAATCCACGCCTAACAGCATGGTTCGCAGCGATTCGCGGGAGGCTTCAGTCGGGTCGACAATGGCAATACGATGCATAATCTTACCATCAAATAATCGAACCGCGACGAGTCGCGGTTCGAATAATTAAGTCAATTCGATCTCGAAACTATCGAGGCACCGGCAGAGGCGGGAGAGCCGGTCGTCCCCCCGGCGGGATAGCCGAGAGAGGAACGCTGGACGGATCCTGAATCTGAGGTTGCGATCGATCGATTTCATATCCACTTCCCCCCACGTTCGGCAGGTTGGCCGGAACGGGAGCAGGGATCGTCATGGTGCTGGTTCCCACAGTCGCCTTGCCAACCGAAGTCGGTACCGCGGTGACTGTGATCGTATTCGCGTTCGTCGCGGGAGCCGTCTGCGAGACAATCGGTTTCGCAGCGACAGTTCCCGGTGCACAAGTCGTGCACGCTGGGGTCACGCAGGCCCCGGTTGCACAACCGGCCGTTCCCGTACCGCAGTTGTTACCGCAAGGATAAGTCGCGGCGGTCGGATCATTCTTGTACGCGGCTCGATACCGCTTGCCATCGAACACATTCCGCTGTCCGCGTGGCAGTTCCATCATCGCTTCCAGGAAGAACTCATAGTCATCCGGAAGTCGCGTTTCCTGACCCGGCAGGCGGTTCGGAAGCTGCGAGCAGTCCATCGCATCGACTAGATGCGGGGTGACCAGAATCACCAGTTCCTGTTCGTCTTTCTCATCCGCGGCCACACTCCACAGAGCCCCGAAGAAGGGGATGTCGCCGAGCAAAGGCACTTTAACATTGTTGGCCGTGACGGAAGTCTGCAAGAGTCCGCCGATGGCGAAGGTCTGCCCTGGTTCCAACACCACCGAGGTCGTAATCGAGTTTTCCGAGAGGAAGGGCGAGGTTCCGAAGCTGGTCGTCAAAGCCGAACCACCCGGACCATTCACACTTCGCACTCGCGGAGCCAACTCCAGGAAGATCTTGCCGTTCCCGTAAACGATCGGCGTGTAAACCAGTTCGGTACCCACCGGTCGATAATCCACGCCCGGTCCGGTGATCCCGGAAGCGGGGCCGATAACGGGCTGCTGACCCCCTACCAACAACGATCCCTGTTTACCGCTCTGAGCCACCAACTTGGTCTCAGCCAAGAATTTGGCCACGTTTTCCGTCTTCAGGGCCTGCAGCATTCCCTGGAAGTTCGCCGGAACGATCCCGAAGGGCAAGTTACTTGCGGTACTACTGGTACCGGCGATCGTATTCACGGGGGAAGTATAGACCCCAACACCCGTTCCGTTGGAAGCCACTGCACTCACATTGACCAAACCGCCCAGGATGCTACCCGTACTGAAGGTCGATCCCTGGACTACCCAGGAGAAGCCTCGGTTTCGAGCTTTGGTTCGGCTCACACTCGCGATCGTCACGTCGAGTTGAACCTGACTCACTCCGCCCACCGTCATCGCATTGATGACTGAGCCGCCTCCGGCTCCCGCACCGATACCGGCGAAAGCGGCATTGGCAATTTGCAGGATCGGATCGATGTCGGCCGAGTGGGCCACGTTACCGGTCAGAACAATTCGGTTCTGACCGAACGGTGTAATTTCAATATTTGCAGTAGGAAACTTACTTCGGATCAGCGTTCGCAGGGCTTCGATATCGGCCTGCACGATGATCTCGTAGGTTTCTTCCGTGTTACCCGATATCAGGGTAATTTTGGCAGTACCGATCGATCGTCCGAGCAAGATCACTCGGGTCGGATCCGTACTGTCGGCGATCACCTGCACTACCGCAGGGCGGTCGCTTTCGACTTTAGTTATCGGTTGCTTCACTCGCATCTGCAACCGAACGGTGGTTCCCACGGGAACCAAAACTCCCCCGGTACGATCCGTTTTGGGGGCCTGGGCGGGCTGAATCACTTCCTGGGAAAAGGCTGCGCCGCCTCCCAGGATCAGGCCCAGGGACAGAGTCATCATAGACCAGCGTCGTGCTGAAAAGAAACGGTGCATCCTATCACCTCTTTACCTTGAAAAAGTGGGCATCCGACCCACCCCTGCCATACCACCGAACAAGTAATCTCCCCCTCGAAAGGGGGGATTGAATTTTTTTACTTCAAAGTCACGCGTTCTTTAGTGGATCCATCACCCGGTTGAGCGGGCTTGGCATCCTTCTGTTCCTTCTTCTCTTCGGTCTTGCTGGAGTTGCCGGCATCGCCCGCTACTCCCCCATCCAACCGTCGCCATCCGCCAGTTTCGGTCTCTTCGTAAATCACGTCGACCGAGTTACCACCCTCCTGGATGGTCATGGTGATGGTCTTTTTCTTCTTCGCCGGTTCGGGATCTTTCAGAACCGTAACCGGTGCTTTCTTCACTTCGGTATCCGAGAGCGATTCTTCCACCAGCATTTGTCCGGCCAGAAGATCGGTCGTCAGGTACTTATTTTTCAGATCGCTCGCGTTGATCGACAGCTTACCCGGGAATTCCCCATTTTTCAGAGCGACTTCTTTTTCTTCCACCAGTTCGCTGAGGTTCGCTTCCGTAATCTTTTCATTCTGCTTCAACGTCTTCTTGACGAACCAGGCCTTGACGAAATTTACTGCCGGGGCCGGGGGAGCTTCTTCTTTTTTCTCCCGGTCCATACCAGGCATATCCTTCAGAACGATGTCGTAACCGGTCTTCAGGGTATCGTCATAAGGCTGCTTGTCGTCTCGCAGCAACAAGCTCATCCCGCTATCTTCGAACAACTTCAACAGCTGTGCGTCCTCATCTTTGACCGCAATCGTACAGGTGTTCAACTGCTGTATCGCCGGGTTAGCCTCTTTGCGGTCCTTATCGTCAATCGAAAGAACCAAGGCATTTCGCATCAGTCGAACCGGTCTTCGAATCCGGCTGTCTTTCAGGTCGACCACCATCCCCAGCACGTCCACGTGATCGCCCGGTTTGACGAAGCCGGACACGGCCTTATCCACCGAAATCTTGATCGCAAATCGCTTGTGACCCGGGGGCAGAACCACATCCGGTGCATTCGAGATATCCAGAGCGGTAAACCAGCTCTTGGCTGGCTTGGTCGCGGAGATCTTTTTGCCTTTCAGGGCGTTCGGATCGGTAATCGCATCGAGCGGAACCGCGTCTTTATCGAACTCCGAGAAAGCCACGAGCGTCGGCAGATTCTTTTCATCGAGAATCGTACCGATGGGGAGCGTTTGCGTCGCCACCACAACTTTTACTTTTTCAGCCTGCACTTGCGTTCCGTACATCTTGGAAGTTGCAAATGCCGCCGCCAGTCCAAACGCGATGGCCACAGCCATCAATGCCACATTCTTCGATTTCATGGATGCAGTCCTCAGTCAGGAGTTAATTCCTACCGCCCCAGTCCGCGCCCTCGCATCTATGACTGGTGGTTACTGCCATCCATGGCCGACTGCCTTTTTCGCAGGCAGTTTGCGAGTGTAATCTTTACACCCGCGATAACTTCAATGATTCTCTCAACAACCTAGCATATTTTTCCTGCGGAGGCTTAAGCTCGCAGGAATCTTCTTTCTTTTCCTGTAATACTTGTCTTTCTGCCTGCTACGATTTTTTCGTCCGTCTTAGTACCCAGACTTCACTCTTTTCCTGATTTACGGATCATACCTGCGGAAAGGATTTGCCTAGTCCGGCAAGATGGGCGAACCGGGTATTATCCAACCGTCCAGGTAGGCATCGCGTTGGTCATGTAGAGATAGGTCAGATAGCCGAGGAAGCCGACGCACAGGGGCACGCCGTAAGGAAGGCGAACCCAACTGGATCGACGCTCGTTAGCACGTTCGGCCGCTTTCGAGGGGCCATGGGTCACGAGCACCTTGAGATCAGTGCCGATTTCTTTGAAGTTAGATAGGTTTTTGTGAATGTTGCGGCGGAGTGCCATCATCACCAGCGCGAAGACTCCACCGACGATTGCACCCGCTGCGAAAGCATAGAACACCATGGGAATCGCTTCCTGGTAGCCGTAGAAGGCACCGATCCAGGAGCCGAAGCCCATTTGCATCTTCACATCGCCCTGCCCCATCCCTCCGATAGCCAGCATGGGGAACAGACAGATAAAGCCGATGCCCGTTCCGATGAGAGCCGAGCCAAAGCCACCGCGACCTGCATCGAAACTCATGTTCAGATCGTGCAGCCCGCCTAAGACCCAGCCGCTAACGACCAGGGAAAGAGTCAGCCAGTTTGGTACTTTGAAGGCCCAGCCGTCGATGATCGCGGCCAGAATCATGCCGAGGCAGACAACGATGATTGGTCCATGGTTCATCAGGGAGCTGTTCGGCGAGGCGACACTGGCCCATACCGTGTGTCCGATCCAGGCGCAGAAGACCAGGATGGCGGCTATGAATGGAACCTGAGCCATTTGCAGTACAAAGGCTCGGTCGATGGTACCATCGTCTACCGATTTTTGAGCGACGGGAAGAGAAGTCACGTTAGTTGCAGTCATCATTCGAGGAAATCCTCACTCTGGGGTAATTTACTTCCAGTAAGAAGATCTCCATTCCGCCGGGTTGCACTTTTTGGCGACGATGCGAATCGCACCGGCACCTCAAATTACTCACCCAATCGAGCGGCTTCTTCTGGAAGTCACGTCAAATAACTTGTTGCGCTCTACGAATCTCCTGGGATTCGCCTGCACTTTCCAGAATGAAGCCCGCTCGTCAGGTAGTGGTGGCACCACTGACTGCCGCATTCAAGCTCGCATTCGCGAAAGTGCTGTTCGCATTCTTTCCAAGCGTCGTAATTGCAGCGATGCAGACCACTACGATCAGTGCCAGCATCACGGCGTATTCGACCGCGGTCGGACCGTCTTCTTTCTTGAGAAAACGGACCAG
The genomic region above belongs to Telmatocola sphagniphila and contains:
- a CDS encoding A24 family peptidase; translated protein: MMTATNVTSLPVAQKSVDDGTIDRAFVLQMAQVPFIAAILVFCAWIGHTVWASVASPNSSLMNHGPIIVVCLGMILAAIIDGWAFKVPNWLTLSLVVSGWVLGGLHDLNMSFDAGRGGFGSALIGTGIGFICLFPMLAIGGMGQGDVKMQMGFGSWIGAFYGYQEAIPMVFYAFAAGAIVGGVFALVMMALRRNIHKNLSNFKEIGTDLKVLVTHGPSKAAERANERRSSWVRLPYGVPLCVGFLGYLTYLYMTNAMPTWTVG
- a CDS encoding Flp family type IVb pilin, with protein sequence MFRELKTNLVRFLKKEDGPTAVEYAVMLALIVVVCIAAITTLGKNANSTFANASLNAAVSGATTT